One stretch of Aquimarina sp. Aq107 DNA includes these proteins:
- a CDS encoding carboxypeptidase-like regulatory domain-containing protein: protein MYKVARLTYHILAFVLITQSIQLFGQEDSFIDGKLINTKNQSPISFATVLIKNKKRGLISNADGGFRIPYTFKKNADTLVISSIGYITKEIPLSNLKTDQINLIWLLEKIELLDEVKVVVSKKKKRKSARSIIRTAIDRIPENYPFSPYSYVGYYRDYQVLDGRYLNMNEAIMKVFDQGFGTEDFKNTQTTLFSYKNNTDFPRDTIASKPYDYVNRSKIISNATLDGQGGNEYTILRLHDAIRNYNINAYDFVNRLNKDLIKNHRLKLLPETFIDNTPLYVIKILKNRENIQVESKIYISKGDYKIYKLEYAVYDRKQSDTSKKKQGKLLFEIIVAYRSNKGLMYPNYISFNNAFEVLQPPNFKPITAKINHERKRFELIFNNPLSTKDAFKKKNYRLWYKEIKLKIDSVSIKKNSVYLYPEDKKAFFHPKMIQSLDKLSSKGVSIEVKNVQDIYGNIVHEQESVSYNQFREFFVQELNTDNENNTIELFMIKTKPISKNIHPTNTPQNLLNYWMNTPLKN from the coding sequence ATGTATAAAGTTGCTAGACTAACATATCATATTTTAGCATTTGTTCTGATAACCCAATCAATACAACTTTTTGGTCAAGAAGATTCATTTATTGATGGTAAACTAATCAATACTAAAAATCAATCCCCAATATCATTTGCTACAGTCTTGATTAAAAATAAAAAAAGAGGTCTAATCTCCAATGCGGATGGAGGATTTAGAATCCCGTATACGTTTAAGAAAAATGCTGATACTTTAGTGATATCGTCTATAGGGTATATAACGAAAGAAATACCTTTATCAAACCTTAAAACAGATCAGATTAACCTAATATGGCTATTGGAAAAAATAGAGTTATTAGACGAAGTAAAAGTTGTAGTTTCAAAAAAGAAAAAAAGAAAAAGTGCCAGAAGTATCATTCGCACTGCCATTGATAGAATTCCCGAAAATTATCCATTTTCACCATATTCTTATGTTGGCTATTATAGAGATTATCAAGTACTAGATGGTCGTTATTTAAATATGAACGAAGCCATAATGAAGGTTTTCGATCAAGGTTTTGGAACTGAGGATTTTAAAAATACGCAGACAACATTATTCTCGTATAAAAACAATACAGATTTCCCCAGAGATACAATTGCTTCAAAACCATATGATTATGTTAACCGAAGTAAGATTATTTCTAACGCCACTTTAGATGGTCAAGGAGGAAATGAATATACTATTCTTAGATTACACGATGCTATTAGAAACTATAATATTAATGCCTATGATTTTGTAAACCGTTTAAATAAAGATTTGATCAAAAATCATAGACTTAAGCTTCTACCAGAAACTTTTATAGATAACACTCCTTTATATGTAATTAAAATTTTAAAAAATAGAGAAAACATACAAGTAGAGAGTAAAATTTATATTAGTAAAGGAGATTATAAAATTTATAAACTAGAATATGCAGTGTATGACAGAAAACAATCTGATACTTCTAAAAAAAAACAAGGCAAATTACTTTTCGAAATCATTGTAGCATATAGGTCAAACAAAGGGTTAATGTATCCTAATTACATCTCTTTTAATAATGCTTTTGAAGTTCTGCAACCACCAAATTTTAAGCCCATAACTGCAAAAATCAATCACGAAAGAAAACGTTTTGAACTTATTTTTAATAATCCTCTATCCACAAAAGATGCTTTTAAAAAAAAGAATTATCGATTATGGTATAAAGAAATAAAGTTAAAAATTGACAGTGTTAGTATAAAAAAGAATAGCGTATACCTCTACCCTGAAGACAAAAAAGCTTTTTTTCATCCAAAAATGATACAATCTCTTGATAAATTAAGTAGTAAAGGTGTATCCATAGAAGTCAAAAATGTACAAGATATTTATGGGAATATAGTTCATGAACAAGAATCTGTTTCTTATAATCAATTTAGAGAGTTTTTTGTTCAAGAGCTTAACACCGATAATGAAAATAATACTATTGAATTATTTATGATTAAAACAAAACCAATTTCGAAAAACATCCACCCAACAAATACTCCTCAAAACCTATTGAACTATTGGATGAATACACCTTTAAAAAATTAA
- a CDS encoding dicarboxylate/amino acid:cation symporter, with translation MKKLALHWQIMIGMIAGILFGFLMTQFSWGKGFTGDWIAPLGTIFVNLLKLIAVPLILASLIKGISDLKDISKFKKIGGRTIVIYVLTTVIAITIGLLLVNVMKPGDGITPETIEKLTNEYASSSKISERIAEAGRQKESGPLQFVIDMVPQNAVAAMSNNKLMLQVIFFAIFLGISMLLIKEEQSDPLKKFFDSLNEVVLKMVDLIMLTAPYAVFALLANVVVTSDDPDILLALLRYAGVVVFGLALMIVFYSILVSVITKKSPLWFLKQISPAQLLAFSTSSSAATLPVTMERVEEHIGVDKEVSSFVLPVGATINMDGTSLYQAVASVFIMQVLWPEGLTFSNQITIVLTALLASIGSAAVPGAGMVMLVIVLEAIGFPSDKLPIGLALIFAVDRPLDMLRTTINVTGDATVSMIVAKSVGKLGDPKVKDWDDHYQG, from the coding sequence ATGAAGAAACTAGCATTGCATTGGCAAATAATGATCGGAATGATCGCTGGAATATTATTCGGGTTTTTAATGACACAGTTTTCCTGGGGGAAAGGATTTACAGGAGATTGGATAGCTCCTTTAGGTACAATTTTCGTTAATTTATTAAAGTTAATAGCTGTTCCGTTAATTCTTGCTTCTTTAATAAAAGGTATTTCTGATTTAAAAGATATTTCTAAGTTTAAGAAAATAGGAGGAAGAACTATTGTAATCTATGTTCTGACTACTGTTATTGCGATTACTATAGGATTGTTATTAGTTAATGTGATGAAACCTGGAGATGGAATTACTCCAGAAACTATAGAAAAATTAACCAACGAATATGCTAGCAGTTCTAAAATATCTGAACGTATTGCCGAGGCCGGAAGACAAAAAGAAAGTGGTCCTTTACAGTTTGTTATAGATATGGTTCCTCAGAACGCAGTAGCGGCTATGAGTAATAATAAACTGATGCTGCAAGTAATATTTTTCGCTATTTTCTTAGGGATTAGTATGTTACTTATTAAAGAAGAACAATCAGATCCTTTAAAAAAGTTTTTCGATAGTTTAAATGAGGTTGTTTTAAAAATGGTTGATTTAATTATGCTCACTGCTCCGTATGCTGTTTTTGCATTGTTGGCAAATGTGGTTGTTACTTCTGATGATCCAGATATATTATTAGCTTTATTGAGATATGCAGGAGTTGTAGTATTTGGATTAGCGCTAATGATTGTATTTTATAGTATTTTGGTATCTGTAATTACCAAAAAATCTCCTTTATGGTTTTTAAAACAAATCAGTCCAGCGCAATTATTAGCATTTTCTACAAGCTCTAGTGCGGCGACATTACCGGTAACCATGGAAAGAGTAGAAGAGCATATTGGTGTTGATAAAGAGGTATCTAGTTTTGTACTACCAGTTGGTGCTACTATTAATATGGATGGTACAAGTCTATATCAAGCAGTAGCTTCGGTATTTATTATGCAAGTGTTATGGCCAGAAGGGCTTACATTTAGCAACCAGATCACTATTGTATTAACAGCATTGTTAGCATCTATTGGTTCTGCAGCTGTTCCTGGAGCAGGAATGGTTATGTTGGTAATTGTATTAGAGGCAATTGGTTTCCCATCGGATAAACTTCCTATTGGTTTAGCCTTAATCTTTGCTGTAGATCGTCCATTAGATATGTTGAGAACTACTATTAATGTAACAGGAGATGCTACTGTTTCTATGATTGTTGCAAAATCTGTTGGTAAATTAGGAGATCCTAAGGTAAAAGATTGGGATGATCATTATCAGGGATAA
- the aroC gene encoding chorismate synthase, with the protein MAGNTFGNLFKVTTFGESHGVAIGGVIDGCPSGVTLDLEAIQAELDRRKPGQSAIVTQRKEPDTVEFYSGIFEGVTTGTPIGFVIKNANQKSKDYSHIKDSYRPSHADYTYDQKYGLRDYRGGGRSSARETASRVVAGAIAKQVLSGISFNAYVSGVGSIKLDKSHTELDFSLTESNIVRCPDPQKAEEMEQYIKQIRKEGDTVGGLVSCAISGVPVGLGEPVFDKLHAELGKAMLSINAVKGFEYGSGFAGAELKGSNHNDLFNSDGTTKTNLSGGIQGGISNGMDIYFNVAFKPVATIMQDQETIDKEGNVVNMQGKGRHDPCVVPRAVPIVEAMAALVIVDYWLMNRTIKK; encoded by the coding sequence ATGGCAGGAAATACATTTGGAAACCTATTTAAGGTAACCACTTTTGGAGAATCTCATGGAGTAGCAATTGGAGGAGTAATTGATGGATGTCCTTCTGGAGTAACTTTAGATCTAGAGGCGATACAAGCAGAATTAGATCGTCGTAAACCGGGTCAATCTGCTATTGTTACGCAACGTAAAGAACCTGATACTGTAGAGTTTTATTCAGGAATATTTGAAGGTGTAACAACAGGAACTCCGATTGGTTTTGTGATTAAAAATGCTAACCAAAAATCTAAAGATTATTCGCATATAAAAGATTCGTATAGACCTTCTCATGCCGATTATACATATGATCAAAAATATGGTCTTCGGGATTATCGTGGAGGTGGACGTTCTTCTGCAAGAGAAACTGCTAGTAGAGTAGTAGCAGGTGCTATTGCAAAACAAGTACTTTCAGGAATTTCATTTAACGCATATGTAAGTGGAGTAGGATCAATAAAGTTAGATAAATCACATACGGAACTTGATTTTTCATTGACAGAAAGTAATATTGTTCGTTGTCCAGATCCCCAGAAAGCAGAGGAAATGGAACAATATATTAAGCAAATTAGAAAGGAAGGAGATACAGTTGGTGGATTGGTCAGTTGTGCAATATCTGGTGTTCCAGTGGGATTAGGAGAGCCTGTTTTTGATAAGTTACATGCAGAATTAGGTAAGGCAATGTTATCCATTAATGCAGTAAAAGGATTTGAATATGGTAGTGGTTTTGCAGGAGCAGAGTTAAAAGGAAGCAATCATAACGATTTGTTTAATTCGGATGGTACTACCAAGACCAATCTTTCTGGAGGTATACAAGGTGGTATTTCTAACGGAATGGATATTTACTTTAATGTAGCTTTTAAGCCTGTAGCGACTATTATGCAGGATCAAGAAACTATTGATAAGGAAGGGAATGTTGTAAATATGCAAGGAAAAGGAAGACACGATCCTTGTGTAGTACCTAGAGCAGTACCTATTGTAGAAGCAATGGCAGCCTTAGTCATCGTAGATTATTGGTTAATGAATCGTACGATCAAGAAGTAA
- a CDS encoding histidinol-phosphate transaminase: protein MKATGFNRRKFLQLGGTLAVASTISPISYGATLLDKNDLKPLGNDENIRLFSNENPYGPSQKVLDAIAKNTDRVNRYASFHSYSTDTLKEKIADINGIEKDQVIFGHGSFEILCMLTRTFGQQQDGIIVPATTFNVTAAFADRIFDHKVKRILLTDGMDIDLETTKKAITKNTKLVYICNPNNPTGKSLPAAKLESFCKELATTNCTIAIDEAYIELMEPSRRPDTIELLKQKYNVLIIRTFSKAFGLAGLRVGYAMGLPETIAKLNHDSYTFSGLIGNPGIVAAITALDDTDYVDEYRKKNAEVRTYMESRLKKMGLKYLKSDTNFMLIEVKDVKRLKEELVSFGIAIFPSGGKHYPTWARISIGTLQEMKIFFDAINTMNWLTS from the coding sequence ATGAAAGCAACAGGATTTAATAGAAGAAAATTTTTACAATTAGGCGGCACATTAGCAGTAGCAAGTACTATTTCGCCAATATCTTATGGAGCCACTTTATTAGACAAAAATGATTTAAAACCTTTAGGTAATGATGAGAATATTAGGTTGTTTTCTAATGAAAATCCTTATGGACCTTCTCAAAAAGTATTAGATGCTATTGCCAAAAATACTGATCGGGTAAATAGGTATGCATCGTTTCATTCGTATTCTACAGACACACTAAAAGAAAAAATAGCTGACATTAACGGAATTGAAAAAGACCAAGTGATTTTTGGCCATGGATCTTTTGAAATATTATGTATGCTAACCAGAACATTTGGACAGCAACAAGATGGTATTATAGTTCCTGCGACTACATTTAATGTTACTGCTGCTTTTGCTGATAGAATTTTTGATCATAAAGTAAAGAGAATACTACTTACTGATGGAATGGATATTGATTTAGAAACTACTAAAAAAGCAATAACTAAGAACACAAAACTTGTATATATATGTAACCCAAATAATCCGACCGGAAAATCATTACCAGCGGCTAAGCTAGAATCTTTTTGTAAAGAATTAGCTACTACCAATTGTACTATTGCTATTGATGAGGCCTATATAGAATTAATGGAACCTTCAAGAAGACCAGATACTATTGAGCTATTAAAACAAAAATATAATGTATTGATTATTAGAACTTTTTCTAAAGCATTTGGTTTAGCTGGTTTACGAGTTGGATATGCAATGGGATTGCCCGAAACGATAGCAAAGTTGAATCATGATTCCTATACTTTTAGCGGATTGATCGGTAACCCTGGGATTGTAGCTGCAATAACTGCTTTAGACGACACTGATTATGTAGATGAATATAGAAAAAAGAATGCAGAAGTAAGAACGTATATGGAAAGTCGCTTAAAAAAAATGGGCTTGAAATATTTAAAAAGTGACACTAACTTTATGTTGATAGAAGTAAAGGATGTTAAACGATTAAAAGAAGAATTGGTGTCATTTGGGATTGCCATTTTTCCGAGTGGAGGAAAACATTATCCAACTTGGGCAAGAATAAGTATCGGTACTTTGCAGGAGATGAAAATATTCTTTGATGCTATAAATACCATGAATTGGTTAACATCATAA
- a CDS encoding type IA DNA topoisomerase gives MKVCIAEKPSVAREIATVLGANTKRDGYYEGNGYAVTYTFGHLCTLFEPNDYKPHWKSWDLNNLPMLPEKFKTKVVDNQGIQKQFNIVKSLFDQASLVINCGDAGQEGELIQRWVINQAGYSGEIQRLWISSLTTEAIKEGFDNLKPSEQYDNLYYAGFSRAIGDWLLGMNATRLYTVKHGGYKQVLSIGRVQTPSLAMVVHRYKEIQNFIPQPYWELQTLYRDTLFSYEEGRFLKKEDGELLANKVKKSDFEIVSITKKDGKEYAPKLFDLTGLQVYCNTKFGFSADETLKIVQRLYEQKVVTYPRVDTTFLPNDVYPKVPGILRNLTDYSALTKPLLDKKIKKSSKVFNDKKVTDHHAIIPTGEQINLQYNQKQVYDIITKRFIAVFYDDCKVANTTVIGKADSVSFKTTGKVILDKGWRVVFENPNAPNKKETGILPVFTKGEKGPHEPTFLEKETKPPKQFTEATLLRAMETAGKQVDDDEMRELMKENGIGRPSTRANIIETLFKRKYIERNKKQILPTSTGIQLIDTIQNKLLISAELTGRWEKQLKEIEKGSFNAGAFIKNMKQMVDHLVYEVRTEKTRANISYTTDKKTQKTNTEKTKKTSTIIEELCPKCKKGKILKGKSAYGCSSFKDGCSFQLPFSYLNKKVSEKQYIRLIKKGCTVNLKGFKSENGLAEGLLRFDDHFNIILEEKKTKLTPMTSTPDQMECPKCKKGHILKGKTAYGCSEFKNGCDFRYSFEMLRTKTTGKKITKALVSQILRENYN, from the coding sequence ATGAAGGTTTGTATAGCCGAAAAACCAAGTGTCGCTAGAGAAATTGCTACTGTTTTGGGAGCTAATACAAAACGTGATGGTTATTATGAAGGAAATGGATATGCTGTTACGTATACTTTTGGACATTTATGTACCTTGTTTGAGCCTAATGATTATAAACCACACTGGAAAAGTTGGGATCTTAATAATCTACCAATGCTTCCAGAAAAGTTTAAAACTAAAGTTGTAGATAATCAAGGAATTCAGAAACAGTTTAACATCGTTAAATCTTTATTTGATCAAGCAAGTCTAGTAATTAATTGTGGGGATGCAGGACAAGAAGGAGAACTCATACAACGATGGGTTATCAATCAAGCAGGATATTCTGGAGAAATACAGCGATTATGGATTTCATCATTAACTACAGAAGCAATTAAAGAAGGTTTTGATAATCTCAAGCCTTCTGAACAATATGATAACTTATACTATGCCGGGTTTTCTAGAGCCATCGGTGACTGGTTATTAGGAATGAATGCCACACGGTTGTATACGGTAAAACATGGAGGTTACAAACAAGTATTATCTATCGGTCGAGTACAAACTCCTAGTCTTGCGATGGTTGTTCATAGATATAAAGAAATCCAAAACTTTATACCACAACCGTATTGGGAATTACAAACGTTATATCGGGATACTTTATTTAGTTATGAGGAAGGGAGATTCTTAAAAAAAGAAGATGGCGAATTACTAGCTAATAAAGTAAAAAAAAGTGATTTTGAAATTGTTTCTATTACTAAAAAAGATGGAAAAGAATATGCTCCCAAGTTATTTGATTTAACAGGATTGCAAGTATATTGTAATACTAAGTTCGGATTTTCTGCAGATGAAACTCTAAAAATTGTACAAAGATTGTATGAACAAAAAGTTGTTACGTACCCAAGAGTAGATACTACCTTTCTGCCAAATGATGTATACCCAAAAGTTCCTGGTATCTTAAGAAATTTGACCGATTACAGCGCATTAACTAAACCTTTATTAGACAAAAAGATTAAAAAATCATCAAAAGTTTTTAATGATAAAAAAGTAACCGACCACCATGCTATTATTCCAACTGGTGAGCAAATAAACCTGCAGTATAATCAAAAACAGGTATATGATATTATTACAAAACGTTTTATTGCAGTATTCTATGATGATTGTAAAGTAGCAAATACTACAGTAATCGGTAAAGCTGATTCAGTTTCTTTTAAAACCACGGGCAAAGTTATTTTAGACAAAGGATGGCGAGTAGTTTTTGAGAATCCAAATGCTCCTAATAAAAAAGAAACTGGAATTCTTCCTGTTTTTACAAAAGGAGAAAAAGGACCTCATGAACCAACTTTTCTTGAAAAAGAAACTAAACCTCCAAAACAGTTTACAGAAGCTACCTTACTTAGAGCTATGGAAACTGCAGGAAAACAGGTGGATGATGATGAGATGCGAGAGCTTATGAAAGAAAATGGTATCGGTAGACCATCTACAAGAGCAAATATTATTGAAACGCTATTTAAGCGCAAATATATTGAACGTAATAAAAAACAAATCTTGCCAACTAGCACAGGTATTCAGCTTATTGACACTATCCAGAATAAACTACTTATTTCTGCCGAGTTAACAGGAAGATGGGAAAAACAATTAAAAGAAATTGAAAAAGGTTCTTTTAATGCAGGTGCATTCATTAAAAATATGAAACAAATGGTGGACCATTTGGTGTATGAAGTAAGAACGGAAAAAACAAGAGCTAATATATCTTATACAACCGATAAAAAAACGCAAAAAACGAATACAGAAAAAACTAAAAAGACTTCGACAATAATAGAAGAGCTTTGCCCTAAATGCAAAAAAGGAAAAATCTTAAAAGGAAAGTCCGCGTATGGTTGTAGTTCGTTTAAAGATGGTTGTAGTTTTCAACTACCATTTTCGTATTTAAATAAAAAAGTATCTGAAAAACAATATATTAGATTAATAAAAAAAGGATGTACTGTTAACTTAAAAGGTTTTAAATCAGAAAACGGACTTGCAGAAGGTTTACTTCGTTTTGATGATCATTTTAATATTATTTTAGAAGAGAAGAAAACAAAATTAACTCCCATGACCAGTACACCTGATCAAATGGAATGTCCTAAATGTAAAAAAGGACACATCCTGAAAGGGAAAACTGCTTACGGCTGTAGTGAATTCAAAAACGGTTGTGACTTTAGATATTCATTTGAAATGTTACGAACTAAAACTACAGGAAAAAAAATTACCAAAGCATTAGTCTCTCAAATTCTTAGAGAAAATTACAACTAA